ATCCCACGAGGGAAGAGAAGGACGAAACAATGACGAAAGAACTGAGAGGAGCAGGGCGGGGGGAAAAGGCCAAGGACAGATCGGCCTCGCGCGACGGGCAGCCGATTCAAAACAACCCGGTCAGGGAGTTCTACACCGTCAGCCAACTCGCCGATTTGCTCCAGCTAACCGAGATGACCATCTACCGGATGATCGGTCGAGGCGAGTTGCCGTGTTACGCGATCGGGCGGATCAAGCGGTTTCGCCGGGGTGACGTGGAGGAATTCCTGGAGCAATGCCGCGTCCAGGGAACCGCAAAGCAGCTCGCGACCTGACCAGCCCGCCGTCATTCCGGGGGCGCCTGTTTCACGGGAGCGGTTTTTTGAGAGGCGCGATCTTTCGACTCCGGCAGCCTCCGCTCAAGATGACGGAAAAGGCAAGCCTTCAGCTCCGGATGACGGAATAGCAACGGCGCGCTCAGAATTCAGCACTTTCGTCGGTGAACGATAGACCTTCTGTGATTCAGATTCGAAGGCTGCGCAGCCGAACAATCCCGGAACTTTTACTGCTCCTCGTTCACACGCTGCGCGGATCGTCGGGCGCCGGGAGGCCAGCCTTTTTCGCCGATTCGATCGCCGCCGCCCGGAAGATGCCGTGCGCCATCGTCGATTCCGCGTCGTGTGCGCGCGCCGCGTAGATTTTCATCCGCGCTTCGTGCGCCGATTTGTCGTCCGGCGCGGCGGCGACC
This genomic stretch from Candidatus Binatus sp. harbors:
- a CDS encoding helix-turn-helix domain-containing protein translates to MTKELRGAGRGEKAKDRSASRDGQPIQNNPVREFYTVSQLADLLQLTEMTIYRMIGRGELPCYAIGRIKRFRRGDVEEFLEQCRVQGTAKQLAT